A genomic segment from Thermodesulfobacteriota bacterium encodes:
- the lpxI gene encoding UDP-2,3-diacylglucosamine diphosphatase LpxI (LpxI, functionally equivalent to LpxH, replaces it in LPS biosynthesis in a minority of bacteria.) — protein sequence MKIGLIAGGGDFPLQFAEAAGKSGNQVYAVAYHGAAAPEIVDRVKAVQWLYLGELEKLVRFFHDNGVREAVIMGGVNKRAMFSDFRPDAAALSLIAGLTDTHDDALLRRFAAFLEENGIAVRSSTYLLPELLAPDGCWTKVEPDPNQLRDIAIGWKAAKAVGLLDIGQCVVVEKGSVLAVEAIDGTDATIARGGRLGGGRAVVVKVCKPQQDTRFDIPAVGPATIDTMRAAGVSTLAVESGRTVVFDREKMIAMADESAMSIIAFGEDRWAD from the coding sequence ATGAAAATCGGACTGATTGCGGGCGGAGGCGATTTCCCCCTGCAGTTCGCCGAGGCTGCCGGAAAATCCGGCAACCAGGTATACGCGGTTGCGTATCATGGCGCGGCGGCGCCTGAAATCGTCGACCGGGTGAAGGCCGTCCAGTGGCTTTACCTCGGGGAGTTGGAAAAGCTGGTCCGTTTTTTCCACGACAATGGCGTCCGGGAGGCGGTCATCATGGGCGGAGTCAACAAACGCGCCATGTTTTCCGATTTCCGGCCTGACGCGGCCGCTCTGTCCCTGATCGCCGGGCTGACCGATACCCATGACGACGCCCTGTTGCGGCGTTTCGCGGCCTTCCTGGAGGAAAACGGCATCGCCGTGCGCTCGTCGACTTACCTGCTGCCGGAACTGCTGGCACCGGACGGATGCTGGACAAAGGTTGAGCCGGACCCGAACCAGTTGCGGGATATCGCCATCGGCTGGAAGGCGGCCAAAGCCGTCGGCCTTCTGGATATCGGTCAGTGCGTGGTGGTGGAAAAGGGCTCGGTGCTGGCGGTGGAGGCCATTGACGGGACCGATGCCACCATTGCCAGGGGCGGCCGCCTGGGCGGCGGCCGGGCCGTGGTCGTCAAGGTCTGCAAGCCCCAGCAGGATACGCGCTTTGACATTCCGGCGGTGGGACCGGCGACGATTGACACCATGCGCGCCGCCGGCGTCAGCACCCTGGCCGTGGAATCCGGTCGGACCGTGGTCTTTGACCGGGAAAAAATGATTGCCATGGCGGATGAGTCCGCCATGTCCATAATCGCTTTCGGAGAGGACAGATGGGCAGATTGA